The proteins below come from a single Microtus ochrogaster isolate Prairie Vole_2 chromosome 8, MicOch1.0, whole genome shotgun sequence genomic window:
- the Pdcd4 gene encoding programmed cell death protein 4, which produces MDVENEQILNINPADPDNLSDSLFSGDEENAGTEEIKNEINGNWISASSINEARINAKAKRRLRKNSSRDSGRGDSVSDNGSEAIRSGVTVPTSPKGRLLDRRSRSGKGRGLPKKGGAGGKGVWGTPGQVYDVEEVDVRDPNYDDDQENCVYETVVLPLDETAFEKTLTPIIQEYFEHGDTNEVAEMLRDLNLGEMKSGVPVLAVSLALEGKASHREMTSKLLSDLCGTVMSTNDVEKSFDKLLKDLPELALDTPRAPQLVGQFIARAVGDGILCNTYIDSYKGTVDCVQARAALDKATVLLSMSKGGKRKDSLWGSGGGQQSVNHLVKEIDMLLKEYLLSGDISEAEHCLKELEVPHFHHELVYEAIVMVLESTRESAFKMILDLLQSLWKSSTITIDQMKRGYERIYNEIPDINLDVPHSYSVLERFVEECFQAGIISKQVRDLCPSRGRKRFVSEGDGGRLKPESY; this is translated from the exons ATGGATGTAGAAAATGAGCAGATCCTGAATATAAATCCTGCTG atcCTGATAATTTAAGCGACTCTCTCTTTTCTGGTGATGAAGAAAATGCTGGCACTgaggaaataaagaatgaaataaatggaaattggATTTCCGCATCTTCTATTAATGAAGCTAGAATTAATGCTAAGGCAAAACGACGGCTACGGAAAAACTCATCGCGGGACTCGGGCAGAGGCGATTCAGTCAGTGATAATGGAAGTGAAGCAATCAGAAGCGGAGTAACTGTGCCCACCAGTCCAAAAGGAAGGTTGCTAGATAGGCGTTCCAGATCTGGGAAAGGAAGGGGGCTGCCAAAGAAAG GTGGTGCAGGAGGCAAGGGTGTCTGGGGCACACCTGGTCAGGTGTATGATGTGGAGGAGGTGGATGTGAGAGACCCGAACTACGATGATGACCAG GAGAACTGCGTTTATGAAACTGTGGTTTTGCCTCTGGATGAGACTGCGTTTGAGAAGACGTTGACACCGATCATACAGGAATACTTTGAGCATGGAGACACGAATGAAGTCGCG GAAATGTTAAGAGATTTAAACCTTGGTGAAATGAAAAGTGGAGTGCCGGTGTTGGCAGTGTCCTTAGCATTGGAGGGGAAGGCCAGTCATCGAGAAATGACATCGAAGCTACTTTCTGACCTTTGTGGTACAGTAATGAGCACAAATGATGTGGAGAAGTCATTTGATAAGTTGTTGAAGGATCTGCCTGAATTAGCATTGGACACTCCTAGAGCACCACAG TTGGTGGGCCAGTTCATTGCCAGAGCTGTTGGAGATGGAATTTTATGTAATACCTATATTGATAGTTACAAAGGAACTGTAGATTGTGTACAGGCTAG AGCTGCTTTGGATAAAGCTACTGTGCTTCTGAGTATGTCTAAAGGTGGAAAGCGCAAAGACAGCCTGTGGGGATCTGGAGGCGGGCAGCAGTCTGTCAATCACCTTGTTAAAGAG ATTGATATGCTACTTAAAGAGTACTTACTCTCTGGAGACATCTCTGAAGCTGAACACTGCCTTAAGGAACTGGAAGTACCTCATTTTCACCACGAGCTTGTGTATGAA GCCATTGTAATGGTTTTAGAGTCAACTAGAGAAAGTGCATTCAAGATGATCTTAGATTTATTACAATCCTTGTGGAAGTCTTCTACCATTACCATAGACCAAATGAAAAGA GGTTATGAGAGAATTTACAATGAAATTCCAGATATCAATCTGGATGTTCCACACTCATACTCTGTGCTGGAGAGATTTGTGGAGGAATGTTTTCAGGCTGGAATCATTTCCAAACAAGTCCGAGATCTTTGTCCATCAAG GGGAAGAAAGCGTTTTGTAAGTGAAGGAGATGGAGGTCGTCTTAAACCAGAGAGCTACTGA
- the Bbip1 gene encoding BBSome-interacting protein 1 — MAEVKSMFREVLPKQGQLSVEDVTTMVLCKPKLLPLKSLTLEKLEKMQQAAQDTIRQQEMAEKEDQQIAH, encoded by the exons ATGGCAGAAGTGAAGTCGATGTTCCGGGAAGTCCTTCCAAAACAAG GGCAGTTGTCTGTAGAAGATGTAACCACAATGGTACTGTGTAAACCCAAGCTTTTACCCTTAAAATCTCTGACTCTGGAAAAACTAGAGAAAATGCAGCAAGCAGCACAGGATACAATCCGCCAACAAGAAATGGCAGAAAAAGAAGACCAGCAAATAGCCCACTGA